A DNA window from Anastrepha ludens isolate Willacy chromosome 6, idAnaLude1.1, whole genome shotgun sequence contains the following coding sequences:
- the LOC128866462 gene encoding protein O-mannosyl-transferase Tmtc3, whose protein sequence is MSTYGASYNNGNSANNEKLRIHSTNNSFCTVQQDKANMKSNSSRSMSGTNLLQFLAIVLACVICYWNSAQCELVFDDISAVRDNKDLRPYTPIRNIFLNDFWGTPMRKEQSHKSYRPLTVLTFRFNYWLHELQPYGYHIVNILLHIVVCLLWRRVCRVCLLHCAGAGGESAIALRCNVLCINTCSFLAALLFAVHPIHTEAVTGVVGRAELLSSIFFLGAFLSYASAIEVSVTANRRHLQQQPLHKNIRTRWSVLCCNFCSCLVASMLCKEQGITIAGICAAYELFVIQQVHPRELWLCVQRLFEDRTRIWSPQHAAKSAVDSSASALPSADENNRSSINGIWNGSLVRRLSFLVCITVGLLIGRVYVMGSQLPVFTRFDNPASAAATPSRQLTYSYLIYLNLWLMFFPCDLCCDWTMGTITLIEGFSDVRNLATLAAFASLAAIMWHACTTRNLTRSRVLLMSLAWLALPFVPASNLFFPVGFVVAERILYMPSMGYCLFVAYGYVQLEEYLRSKMVLRRLMQLSLALLLLTHALKTHQRNEDWRTEYRLFMSGVHVNGRNAKLFNNVGHALENEQRYAEALLYFQQAVKIQPDDIGAHINVGRTYNNMQQYDQAELAYRRAKALFPQVKPGESYQARIAPNHLNVFINLAQLIARNRTRLEEADLLYRQAISMRADYVQAYINRGDILMKLNRTTQAQEVYEKALLYDSENADIYYNLGVVFLEQGKSAQAHVYFNKAIELYPEHEQALLNSAILLQEHGGAEARELSRVRLFKVLNKDANNEKVYFNLGMLAMDESNFEEAEQFFKRAIHLRADFRSALFNLALLLADANRALDAVPYLNQLIRHHPEHIKGLILLGDIYINHMKDLDAAEQCYRSILTYEPHNIQGLHNLCVVFVERKRLARANACLRYAHHLAPHEDYILRHWQIVQQRLQKISKLPETSMERQIAYVDYEPDEFKVIATKVDRKEHTSLEQEKQQRKQQHR, encoded by the exons ATGTCAACATACGGTGCATCATATAATAATGGCAACAGTGCTAATAACGAAAAGTTACGCATCCACAGCACAAACAACAGCTTCTGTACCGTTCAACAGGACAAAGCGAACATGAAATCTAACAGCTCGAGAAGCATGAGCGGCACGAATTTGCTGCAATTCCTTGCCATAGTGTTAGCCTGCGTGATTTGTTACTGGAATAGCGCGCAATGTGAACTGGTATTTGATGATATTAGCGCCGTACGCGATAACAAGGATTTGCGTCCGTACACACCAATTCGTAACATTTTTCTCAACGATTTCTGGGGGACACCAATGCGCAAAGAACAATCGCACAAATCGTATCGGCCTCTCACAGTGCTCACCTTTCGCTTCAACTATTGGCTGCATGAGCTCCAGCCATACGGCTATCACATTGTAAACATACTCTTACACATTGTGGTGTGTCTGTTATGGCGCCGTGTGTGTAGAGTATGCCTGTTGCATTGCGCCGGCGCTGGGGGAGAGTCTGCTATCGCTCTGCGTTGTAATGTGTTGTGTATAAACACTTGTAGCTTCTTGGCGGCACTGCTGTTTGCAGTGCATCCCATACACACAGAAGCTGTTACCGGTGTAGTGGGACGTGCCGAGCTACTCTCTTCCATATTTTTTCTGGGTGCATTTCTCTCGTATGCAAGCGCCATTGAAGTGTCGGTTACCGCCAATCGTCGTCATTTACAACAGCAACCTCTGCATAAAAATATACGCACTCGATGGTCGGTGTTATGTTGCAATTTTTGTAGTTGCTTAGTGGCTTCCATGCTGTGCAAGGAGCAAGGCATCACCATAGCGGGTATTTGTGCTGCATACGAACTGTTCGTTATACAGCAGGTGCATCCACGTGAACTCTGGTTATGTGTGCAACGTTTATTCGAAGATAGAACGCGTATTTGGTCACCGCAACATGCAGCTAAAAGCGCAGTAGATTCATCAGCCAGTGCGTTGCCATCGGCCGACGAGAACAATCGTTCAAGTATTAACGGCATTTGGAATGGAAGTTTGGTGCGCCGCTTGTCGTTTCTCGTTTGTATTACGGTTGGCCTTTTGATTGGACGGGTTTACGTGATGGGCTCGCAACTACCGGTCTTCACGCGATTCGATAACCCAGCTTCGGCAGCGGCGACACCATCGCGGCAGCTCACCTATAGTTATCTTATTTACTTGAATTTATGGCTTATGTTCTTTCCCTGTGACTTGTGCTGCGATTGGACAATGG GCACTATTACTTTGATCGAAGGCTTTAGCGATGTACGCAATTTGGCCACTCTTGCCGCCTTCGCTTCGCTAGCCGCCATAATGTGGCACGCATGCACAACTCGTAATTTAACTCGATCCCGCGTGTTGCTGATGAGTCTCGCTTGGCTGGCATTGCCATTTGTGCCCGCCTCCAATCTCTTCTTTCCAGTTGGGTTTGTAGTGGCCGAACGAATACTCTATATGCCCTCTATGGGTTATTGCCTATTTGTGGCATATGGCTACGTGCAATTGGAGGAATATCTTCGAAGCAAAATGGTTCTACGCCGTTTGATGCAATTATCACTTGCTTTGTTGTTGCTCACACATGCGCTGAAGACGCATCAACGTAATGAGGATTGGCGCACAGAGTACAGACTGTTCATGTCTGGCGTACATGTAAATGGCCGTAATGCAAAACTCTTCAACAACGTCGGCCATGCACTTGAAAATGAGCAACGTTACGCGGAGGCCTTGTTATATTTCCAGCAGGCTGTAAAAATACAACCGGACGATATTGGAGCGCACATCAATGTTGGACGTAcctacaataacatgcaacagTACGATCAAGCGGAGTTGGCGTATCGAAGGGCCAAGGCTTTGTTTCCCCAGGTGAAACCCGGTGAAAGCTATCAAGCGCGCATAGCACCCAACCATCTGAATGTGTTTATTAATCTAGCGCAACTGATAGCGCGCAATCGTACGCGACTTGAAGAGGCTGACCTTTTATATCGGCAAGCGATCAGCATGCGTGCTGACTATGTCCAAGCGTATATAAACCGCGGAGACATACTGATGAAACTAAATCGCACCACACAAGCGCAAGAAGTCTACGAAAAGGCACTATTGTATGATAGTGAGAATGCTGATATCTATTATAATTTGGGTGTAGTATTTTTGGAGCAGGGAAAAAGTGCGCAGGCGCACGTCTACTTCAATAAAGCCATCGAATTGTACCCGGAACATGAACAGGCATTACTAAATTCCGCCATTCTACTACAGGAGCACGGCGGTGCTGAAGCGCGTGAATTGTCGCGTGTGCGTCTCTTTAAGGTTCTAAATAAGGATGCGAACAACGAGAAGGTCTACTTCAATTTGGGCATGCTGGCCATGGACGAATCGAATTTCGAAGAAGCGGAACAATTCTTTAAGCGCGCAATACATCTGCGTGCCGACTTTCGCAGTGCGCTCTTCAATTTGGCGTTACTGTTAGCCGATGCAAATCGGGCGTTGGACGCAGTACCGTACCTGAATCAGCTAATACGTCATCATCCTGAACATATTAAAGGTTTAATCTTACTCGGTGATATTTATATAAATCACATGAAGGATCTAGATGCGGCTGAGCAATGCTATCGGAGTATACTTACTTATGAGCCGCACAACATACAGGGTCTGCACAATTTGTGTGTAGTATTTGTGGAGCGCAAAAGGTTGGCACGTGCCAATGCGTGTCTACGTTATGCACATCATTTGGCACCGCATGAGGATTATATTCTGCGTCATTGGCAAATTGTACAGCAACGCTTACAGAAGATATCAAAGTTACCTGAAACGTCGATGGAGCGACAAATTGCCTATGTTGACTATGAGCCTGACGAGTTTAAAGTGATAGCAACGAAAGTGGACAGAAAGGAACATACAAGCTTAGAGCAAGAAAAACAGCAACGGAAACAACAACATCGGTAG
- the LOC128866575 gene encoding protein mago nashi: MSTEDFYLRYYVGHKGKFGHEFLEFEFRPDGKLRYANNSNYKNDTMIRKEAFVHQSVMEELKRIILDSEIMAEDDSPWPPPDRVGRQELEIVIGDEHISFTTSKTGSLVDVNRSKDPEGLRCFYYLVQDLKCLVFSLIGLHFKIKPI; this comes from the exons ATGTCTACGGAGGATTTCTATCTACGTTACTACGTAGGTCACAAGGGCAAGTTTGGACATGAATTCCTGGAGTTCGAATTCCGACCAGACGGTAAACTGCGCTATGCCAACAACTCAAATTATAAGAACGACACAATGATCCGAAAGGAGGCCTTTGTGCATCAGTCTGTAATGGAAGAattaaaaagaataattttagatTCAGAAATTATGGCCGAAGATGATTCGCCTTGGCCACCACCGGATCGAGTGGGCAGACAG GAACTGGAAATTGTCATTGGCGATGAACATATATCCTTCACAACATCGAAGACCGGCTCTCTGGTTGATGTCAATCGGTCAAAAGATCCTGAAGGTCTACGTTGCTTCTATTATTTGGTGCAAGATTTAAAGTGCTTAGTATTTTCACTAATTGGACTGCACTTCAAAATTAAgcctatataa
- the LOC128867163 gene encoding uncharacterized protein LOC128867163: MGAKPNQSAVMPVRECEVKLEPLAIPTFDGTMQNWLAFKDVFELLVHNTDYPEAYKLGKLRQAVSASAVPLVGSVYSGGYADLWKALKERFDNRRQLAETHVSRLLNIKPTTEDTSTALLFIVDTVHESLRALHVMGLPVAEWDAVVVPIIVSKLPITTQREWNMSCSPTEIPSLDELLTFLGQRAHSLSTTVVTWGNGVEFTSKSHQRAGGPSRAVRSHVVSADEGKCTYCQGAHRIMKCARFLVMKYEDRITAAKTAKLCFNCLKQGHSARQCPSGNCRHCGRKHNSLLCRESLSQNPSESKCEVSVEGIGAYSYARTRGRVTLTLKSLYSNFSLEIVALVMQSITKVIPTVHIDMTRWQHLNGLELADTQFGIPSNIDILIGADVWGKAVEGDIRLGGLNEPHAQRTRFGWVVFGPVPAAQPATPPTLSFSTQQGEEDARLEELVRSFWKLEEVPSQDCNGEDECEKIFLTTHSRTREGRYMVHIPFHPDAPALGNSYAHALRQFHLLERRLAANCELKKKYIAFMREYADLGHMEPVSHIGDGGVNYYIPHHAVLEKFRVVFNASARTTSGLSLNDVQLVGATIQEPFVNIIFRFRCFRVALTADIEKMFRKILITPEHRDFQRIIWRESPDNDLAVYRLTTVTYGMACSPYNAVRALNQCSYDNYNVVADGHQSIVARDAILSSFYVDDFLISCDTEDKAFELAVNVSAILSAGQFLLRKWHSNSGEVVRRLISNNSSIVELASEPSTATVLGLSWDPTTDEIFFKANLNQNIGCLTKRRVLSEVAKLFHPTGMLAPIVIAGKIFIQKLWSAGLEWDAPLPDALQNTWVLFYRELDVINRIRVPRWLGLAEGKTTMLLGLCDASPLAYGAVLYTRTTDGEGRSTVSLLTARTKVAPLKGATIPRLELCAAHLLASTLDSVRTALRLTDTSYHLWSDSRIVLCWLRKPPTTLKPYISNRVRHIQELTSPDRWHYVRSAQNPADCASRGIRASELVEHQLWWQGPKWLMDKQLPISFGIELKDDELDIVRGEQRVSSFVATTAHASILTIRRLDGQIIPLSERFSSLQKLLRTVAIVLRWLPVRRHLRRLIVNPTEMDDALNVLIRNEQYTFATDMSLIRKGSEISSSSKLRSLNPYIDCNDILRVRGRIGHADLPEDRRFLIILPKHGSLMASLPRHRITAARPFISSGVDYCGPFTVRIGTKRSRTTIKTYLAVFVCMATKAVHIEVVDDLSSPAFLDAFTRFISRRGPCRDLYSDNGTTFTGANRLLKEDLAAWQNDNNQQSLANLGTHWHFIAPSAPHQGGLWEAAVKSAKYHLVRLVGAQSLWYSQLQTLATRIEACLNSRPLTPIYDDPDDKLALTPADFLVGAPLVAVPEADIRTIPSNRIKHWLWLRQIHQQFWQRWSEEYLSTLQTRNKWQTKSRDAKIGDIVIVRHENLPPTYWRLGRVTAVHPGSNGLIRNVTLQTANGMMTRAVQKLCRLLDAEHFEASASTGQDVQTSSNLAPP, translated from the exons ATGGGTGCAAAACCGAATCAGTCTGCTGTGATGCCTGTGCGAGAGTGTGAGGTTAAGTTAGAACCGCTTGCAATTCCAACGTTCGATGGAACTATGCAGAATTGGCTGGCGTTTAAGGACGTTTTTGAATTGCTTGTCCACAATACAGACTATCCTGAGGCCTACAAGTTAGGCAAGTTGCGGCAGGCAGTAAGCGCAAGTGCTGTACCGCTCGTCGGGAGTGTATATTCTGGGGGATACGCTGATTTATGGAAGGCGCTTAAAGAACGTTTTGACAATAGAAGGCAGCTGGCTGAGACTCATGTGTCACGCTTACTCAATATCAAGCCGACAACTGAGGACACATCAACTGCGTTACTGTTCATCGTCGACACAGTACATGAATCACTACGAGCTTTACATGTCATGGGTCTACCAGTGGCCGAATGGGATGCTGTGGTCGTACCGATAATAGTTTCGAAACTTCCGATAACTACACAGCGCGAGTGGAACATGAGCTGTTCACCCACCGAAATTCCGAGCCTCGATGAGCTGCTTACGTTTTTGGGTCAGCGGGCTCATAGCCTCAGCACAACAGTTGTCACATGGGGCAATGGGGTTGAATTTACGTCCAAGAGTCATCAACGCGCTGGTGGTCCGTCAAGAGCTGTTAGATCACACGTCGTATCTGCAGATGAGGGTAAATGCACATACTGCCAAGGTGCACATCGTATTATGAAATGCGCACGCTTTCTTGTGATGAAATACGAAGACAGAATTACTGCTGCAAAGACTGCAAAGCTTTGTTTTAACTGCCTAAAGCAAGGTCATTCAGCAAGACAATGTCCATCGGGGAATTGCCGTCACTGTGGTCGTAAGCACAACTCATTACTTTGCCGCGAATCATTATCTCAGAATCCATCAGA GAGCAAATGCGAAGTTTCGGTGGAAGGAATCGGAGCTTACTCCTACGCACGTACACGTGGGCGTGTCACACTCACGTTAAAATCGCTCTATTCCAATTTCAGTTTGGAAATCGTTGCACTTGTCATGCAGTCAATTACTAAGGTCATCCCAACAGTGCATATTGACATGACACGGTGGCAGCATTTGAATGGTCTAGAATTGGCCGATACGCAGTTCGGCATTCCTAGCAATATCGACATTCTTATTGGTGCGGATGTATGGGGAAAAGCAGTCGAAGGGGACATAAGACTCGGTGGCCTCAATGAGCCACACGCCCAGCGAACCCGCTTCGGCTGGGTTGTCTTCGGTCCAGTGCCAGCAGCGCAGCCAGCAACGCCGCCAACTCTTTCCTTCAGCACCCAGCAAGGCGAAGAGGACGCACGCTTGGAGGAGCTCGTAAGAAGCTTTTGGAAGTTAGAGGAAGTGCCTTCACAAGATTGTAACGGCGAAGATGAATGTGAGAAAATCTTTTTGACCACACACTCCCGCACAAGGGAAGGGCGCTACATGGTTCATATACCATTTCATCCTGACGCACCGGCTTTGGGCAACTCATACGCCCATGCTTTACGACAATTTCATCTTCTTGAACGACGACTAGCAGCGAATTGTGAGCTCAAGAAAAAATACATTGCCTTCATGCGCGAATACGCGGACCTCGGCCATATGGAACCCGTTAGTCACATTGGAGATGGGGGGGTCAACTACTACATCCCTCACCACGCGGTTCTGGAAAAGTTCCGCGTTGTGTTCAATGCTTCAGCGCGGACCACGAGCGGCCTCTCACTGAACGACGTCCAGTTGGTGGGAGCCACGATTCAAGAACCATTTGTGAATATCATCTTTCGTTTTCGGTGTTTTCGCGTAGCATTAACAGCAGACATCGAGAAAATGTTCCGTAAAATTCTGATAACTCCCGAACATAGGGATTTCCAACGCATTATTTGGAGAGAATCACCAGACAATGACCTAGCAGTATACCGTTTAACTACAGTGACGTATGGGATGGCTTGTAGCCCGTACAATGCAGTTCGCGCACTCAATCAATGCAGTTATGATAACTACAACGTAGTCGCAGATGGCCATCAGTCGATTGTTGCGCGAGATGCGATTCTGTCATCATTTTATGTAGATGATTTTCTCATCAGTTGTGACACTGAGGATAAAGCATTCGAACTCGCTGTCAATGTGAGTGCGATTTTGTCGGCCGGACAGTTCCTTTTACGAAAATGGCATTCTAATAGTGGTGAGGTTGTAAGGCGTTTAATTAGTAACAATTCTTCAATCGTAGAGTTAGCAAGTGAACCATCGACGGCAACTGTGCTTGGTTTAAGCTGGGACCCAACAACAGATGAGATCTTTTTCAAAGCGAATCTAAACCAGAACATCGGATGCCTCACAAAACGTCGGGTTTTAAGTGAGGTCGCCAAACTATTTCATCCTACTGGCATGCTTGCTCCAATTGTTATTGCCGGGAAGATATTTATTCAGAAGTTGTGGTCTGCTGGCTTAGAATGGGATGCACCACTCCCAGATGCACTTCAAAATACGTGGGTCTTATTTTACAGAGAACTTGACGTTATAAACCGTATCCGTGTACCACGATGGTTAGGTTTGGCTGAGGGTAAGACTACTATGCTACTTGGGCTTTGTGATGCAAGTCCACTTGCCTATGGGGCTGTCCTCTATACTAGGACAACAGACGGTGAAGGTCGGTCAACTGTATCATTGCTAACAGCTCGCACCAAAGTGGCGCCACTCAAGGGTGCAACGATTCCTCGCCTAGAACTTTGTGCGGCACATTTACTCGCATCCACACTTGACAGTGTGCGGACTGCTTTACGTCTAACGGACACTTCTTATCATTTATGGTCCGACTCGCGAATCGTGTTATGTTGGTTACGTAAACCTCCAACTACTCTCAAGCCGTACATTTCCAATCGTGTTCGTCACATTCAAGAGCTGACATCACCAGATCGTTGGCATTATGTACGGTCTGCACAAAATCCGGCAGACTGTGCCAGTAGAGGTATCCGAGCATCAGAACTGGTTGAACATCAGTTGTGGTGGCAAGGGCCAAAATGGCTTATGGACAAACAGCTACCAATTTCCTTTGGGATCGAATTAAAAGATGACGAGCTTGACATTGTACGTGGTGAACAGAGAGTGTCATCATTTGTAGCAACGACGGCCCACGCGAGCATTCTTACAATTCGACGCCTAGACGGCCAAATAATTCCATTAAGCGAACGctttagttcattgcaaaagctTCTTCGTACCGTGGCAATCGTACTTCGGTGGCTACCAGTTCGCCGACATTTGCGAAGACTGATCGTCAATCCTACAGAAATGGACGATGCTCTTAACGTGCTAATCCGAAACGAGCAATATACCTTTGCGACTGATATGTCTCTGATTCGGAAGGGATCGGAAATATCCAGCTCCAGCAAACTAAGGTCATTGAACCCTTACATAGATTGTAACGACATATTGCGAGTCAGAGGTCGTATTGGTCACGCTGACCTTCCAGAAGATCGACGTTTTCTGATAATTTTACCGAAGCATGGGAGTTTG ATGGCATCCTTACCCAGGCATCGCATTACGGCAGCACGGCCATTTATATCTTCAGGCGTCGACTATTGCGGGCCTTTTACGGTGCGCATCGGCACAAAAAGATCGCGCACAACGATCAAAACATATCTAGCTGTTTTCGTTTGCATGGCGACCAAGGCCGTGCATATTGAAGTTGTTGATGATCTTTCATCACCCGCATTCTTAGATGCATTTACGCGATTTATAAGTAGACGAGGTCCATGTCGAGATCTCTATAGTGACAACGGTACTACGTTCACAGGTGCTAACCGTTTGCTTAAAGAAGACTTGGCTGCTTGGCAGAACGACAACAACCAACAAAGTTTGGCGAATCTCGGTACTCATTGGCACTTCATCGCTCCCAGCGCTCCTCATCAAGGTGGTCTCTGGGAGGCTGCGGTAAAATCTGCCAAATATCATTTGGTGCGCCTCGTTGGAGCGCAGTCATTATGGTATAGCCAACTTCAGACTTTGGCGACACGCATTGAAGCATGCCTAAATTCTCGTCCGCTAACACCTATATACGATGATCCCGATGATAAGTTAGCGTTGACCCCTGCCGACTTTCTGGTTGGCGCTCCACTGGTTGCAGTCCCTGAAGCTGACATCAGAACAATTCCGTCCAACCGTATTAAGCACTGGCTCTGGCTGCGTCAGATACATCAACAATTTTGGCAACGATGGAGCGAGGAATATTTATCTACTCTTCAAACTCGAAACAAGTGGCAGACGAAATCAAGGGACGCAAAGATCGGAGACATAGTCATCGTAAGACATGAGAATTTACCACCAACATATTGGCGCTTAGGGCGCGTAACTGCGGTTCATCCGGGCAGCAATGGTTTAATACGTAATGTCACGCTTCAGACGGCGAACGGTATGATGACTCGTGCGGTACAGAAATTGTGCCGGCTTCTGGACGCAGAGCATTTTGAGGCCAGCGCCTCAACCGGGCAGGATGTTCAGACTTCGTCCAATCTGGCACCACCTTAA